The following nucleotide sequence is from Centropristis striata isolate RG_2023a ecotype Rhode Island chromosome 7, C.striata_1.0, whole genome shotgun sequence.
TGATTTCCATCTATACACAGTAAAGTGACTCTCTTTGCTAAAATGAAATACCTGTTAACAGTTAAACAAGAGGAGCTGATGTGGTGATATGAAGCATCCTTTGAGGATGGGGACAGTGTTCTTGCTGCTGTAAGGTGAAGACCTCAGACCTTGAGGACACTTTTGTTAAATTCCtcacaaaatgataaatggcTACGCTGGATTTGTGTTTAGAAAGGCTCTAAAAGCTCCTGTGTCATTAAAGTTCCTTAAACCAAAGCATGAAGTCCTTGAATTCCAATATAAGCATGAACGTTACCAGAAAGAAATAACTCCAAAGTAGTAAAGATTTCCCCAGACAGCAGTTATTAGCTGACTCTATATATTACTCTGTATACTGTGCAATAACAAGGAGTTGGTTTATGATTGTATATACATTAAATGTGTGCGAGTGTTTATGGCTTTTTGGTGGGAGTGACTATAGGAGGCAATGGGGCACTGGTAGGGATGACTCCGGTGGCCAGcaggatgatgatgaggatgatgatgaggacGACCACCACGATGACCACGATCAGCTTGACGTTCTTCCACCAGTAGGTGCGAGCCACTTTCTGAGACGTCTGCTTGAAGTGCTGAGCCTGAGCAGGGAGGAGACCAGAGAATAAAATGAAGCTACACACTGATTTTTGGCAAAGTGGTCCGATTCCCGATTAAAACCAATGGAATTTCTGCTGTCGTTTTATTCGGGGTTGCTACACtgtagcagtggtcaaattcaagcatttttcaaggactttcaaggtaaattttcaagcttttccagtatcttacacctgttgtaaagtgcatgttttagatcagtacttacatactaaaagggactgtagaacctgataatgtaataaattcccgataatgtaataaaaatctgcacttgagtccattgaaaatgtaataaaacctgatcatgtaataacgtcccgataatgtaataaagtgcatttcccaataatctaatacacttttttttaaccaataatgtaattaagtataacattaatgggaggttattacattatcaggttagccttcatttcgcaagtcctgataatgtaataattccccaatattgtaataatttaacagcagaccacccattacttgggttcaagtggtgatactgtgtatcaactctagctcaagagctctagcgccaccaacaggtcaaagttgaatgtttattaacttttgatccgttcatccgtttttcacaaacgaggtatccatgacaaccgaatgcattcaacagcttcttgaaatctaaaggtgcttggtgttgtactttattacattattggtaaaaagtgtattacattattattacattatcaggttttattacattttcaatggactcaagtgcagatttttattacattatcgggaatttcttacattatcaggtttgactgaaccataccaacacatacctgctcacatctaaagacaagtgtttagagtttttagtctcacactgagattttagacagactgtcaatctttcagggtcactatttacaagactacaactagactCTTTCAGCAGTTTTTACCTACcatgatttttttcccatcatgctcttagtaaaaccttacaaatggaggagaagcagcttttggctccagctgctctagtgtgtgactcagtggtttgtgttgaaaaaataaaaacaacaaaaagaagagaagacgccacaaaatgcccctcacaaagctgaaaaagggtttctgtttttatcacatgaaaagttaactattttacagtaaaaatagatataaggaagaataaaggaaaaacatttagaataattaattcatgatatacatttatttcctatttaataataatgttttaattgaataattatatttatcagctctatcaactttcatttagttaatcatacattaattattgattatttattacttatttatgtataggcctacatgtattgatacattttaactgggtctccttactgttctctttactaagaaacctctaaatatatgacatcactatatttttattgaggcattattgtgatgttcctttttcctggtgaagtggttttactggccggtctgaaccggggacctttcccccgctcatctattggttggtgattgtgttccgtcactgagacttgagataatatcaaacatgtttgatatgatccaaaccaagactaggaaaacactgatatgaaacagagcagattactaccttaaactgaaccatggagatgacgggagcgccgtgactccagtaaaactcctagatttactaaagactttcagtttctagtctgggactggggacatGGTTTGGTGTAAGACCAGCATTAGTGGTATGAgctctaccagtgagccaccaggacgccaTGATGTCCCCTTTCTTAATGTTCCACTGTACCGTTTCAGTGTAACAGACATCAATGAGCATAACAACAGACCAATTTGAGTTGTTGAACAAACTCAGTGGGCAGTGATTACCAGATCTGGAACCCCTCCAacacttttttcaaatttttattttcactcaTTTAAACACAGCCATAACCTAACAAATGTCCTTTTTGTGGGTCTAGAGAAGGTAAGTCTCGTCCTGCCACAGTACACAGACAGCTCAATCATGTGTCATTGATAATGGCTGCTGCTATTCTACATGCTGGTTCACTGACGGGCCTTACCGGCACAGCTAAATGGAACAGAGCCATTATTGTTATTAGATACAGCTTTTACGGCTCTGACAAGTCAAAGGGTGTGCTGTGAGAAAGGTGAGTAGTGTGAGACAGCAGGAGCTTgtacattttgtgcattttgtacattttgcttCAGGTCGTTACAGTGATCGTTCCATGTGAAACAACATTTCCTGGACTATAAAAGAATTAAAGGATTTGTAGAacatgataatgtaataaattcctgataatgtaataaccccgataatgtaataaaaatctgcacttgagtccatttaaaatgtaataaaacctgataatgtaataacttcccgataatgtaataaagtgcatttcccaataatgtaatgcactttttttttttttttttaccaataatgtaataaagtacaacattaatgggaggttattatattatcaggttagccttcatttcgcaagtcctgataatgtaataattccccaatattgtaataatttaacagcagaccacccattacttgggttcaagtggtgatactgtgtatcaactctagctcaagagctctagcgccaccaacaggtcaaagttgaatgtttattcacttttgacccgttcatccgtttttcacaaaggatgtatcactggaacccttgggccaatccgagctcaatgcatcctcaatggggtttttcggccatattggattttccgccatctttgatttgatcaaaaaccttccattaatactttagttatactttattacattatcggtaaaagtgtattacattattgggaaatgcactttattacattatcgggaagttattacattatcaggttttattacattttcaatggactcaagtgcaaatttttattacattatcagggttattacattatcaagaatttattacattatcaggttctacagggttGACAATTTTCACAGACGGTGGTCAGTAAATTCCCTATGAGGAGCAGGAGGCCTTTTTCATGGCAGCCTTTAACATGTCACAtgtgtatttaattaatttaactaAAAAGAAGGTTTATACAGCATGTGCAGTAAGACATTTAAAGCTCAGATAAAAGTTTGTAAGATTAATCATCAAACAAGGTGCAGCGGGGACAATGGCTTAGTAAAAAGTGCTTCAAAGAAGAGTTCAGACTTTCTGAAGTGGGGTTATGTGAGGTTTTTATCCATAGAATGTgtattatctacagtagatggtgctTGGCAGGCCCTTAGTTTAGAGTAGCTGTTGGAGTACTGACACAGAAAGAGCTacctaccaaggttattatagttagcGACAACTAAAGAAAGAACgaaaattagaattgaaaaaacatttgcgtttttaaaaaaacgctaactaactgaaactgtattttgtggttacaaaactaactaaaaataactaaaataatcgtcaaaatgtccttcgttttcatctttatcaacttttttcatacgtaaacctttttggttgatatgaaatctatttaatctatctggttttatgacttaataaacttattgggacTGAGAtagatcagacaaaggaaataaaggcaaaactaaaaaaaaacctaaactaAAACTTAGCATTTCCCCccaaataaaaacgaattaaaactagcaaacacactctaaaaatgaattaaaactaactggatttgaaaacaaaaaattgacaacgaaattaaaactaaaacaaataaaaaatacaaaactaataTAACCTTGGTGGTAGGCCCACTAATACACGGACTATGAATATGTACAACCAAACTTTGAAAAACCCagactatccctttaaaaaataataaaacaaatatttaactaaagataataaaatgcTGAGGTCAGAGCAAGATAAAGGCCTCACTTCATTGTTGCTCTGTAATGTCCTGATGTTTCCCACTGGTGCACAAGTGGGAGTGTAATCCCCATTTCAACCCACTCTTACCACCAACTAAAGATCAATGGTAAACTCTTGTGCTAAGACTCACCCCTGCTTGCAGGTCCTCTGACTTGCCCATGAGGTCATCCAGTCTCTCTCCTCGGGCCAGGATCCGGTCTACATTCTGCGTCATGATGTTTTTCACTCCATCTACCTGATCCCTCAAGGCCTGCACTTTGTCCTGTGGCTCCGGAGCTTCTGCTCCTTCTCCCCGCTCCTGGGATGGGACAGACAAAGGTCAGAAGAAACTGATTGAAGGAGCGTTAGTGGAACACCACAGCTTAAATCCACGTAGAAACGTATTTTtgtcatatatacagtactgagTAAGAATccatgctggtttgaaggcaaagggtgctCACACCAAATAtggatttgatttagatttttcacttttgcattttgttaattgataaaaaataaacttaactagggctgggcgatatatcaaatatattgatacattttttaatgtgatggaGTTAGACCATATATGCATatatcattttctttctttttatattaatactgcccttactagggtttgtcatttttagtttttttgtaatatttgttattcttttctcatataaatatatttatttcagaaaaagattggcctattttatttcacaggctatttttatttaagatatttttttatttacatgtgcactttattgagctttgattaaaaaaaaaaaaaagtactcctgttgATATACAGCTGAGCTgagctttgtttaaaaaaaaaaaagagcaaaaaaaggtgctcctgttatacagtatttatgttcacttaaacaaacggtttcaataaaactacttgtgacatgtcatatttggctttgactgaacatttgctctcactttgcgataaaaaatatcaggatatatgtCGTATATTATTGTTCTGCCTAAATATaccgggatatgacttttggtccatattgcccagccctactattaacattatttttttaaagcattcttattttacaacatttttttcacagtgctgtatatatctttttaatCATTGGAACACAGCCAATTTGAAATATGAAGAGAATCATGGTATCGCATAATCGCTTAGAAACAGTTTCGACCATGACATCGCAtacgcaacggattaaacacgggagactcaactgtggccgccgatgctaactgtgcacaacatcagcagctgatcataaacaaagcagcatggctaattatgcacagcatctccgctgatcgtaaacttagcgatcgtgaattaaccggcatcactaactgtgcacagagtgtctggtgcttgttgtaaacaaacagagatcgctaagtgaacacctcctgcagcagcagcacatacacactgtactgctacagagctaactgttagtccattaacaatttgcagactggacgctaaggggttaacatcccctccggctctgcagctgagagagactgctgcaggaggactgtgctgcttcgactccttcttactcttcttaacgagctaccggccccgcggctcgttaaaaaGAACCGccagcccccgcggctcgttaagaagagtaagaaggagtctccaataacaccagaaaaagtcgctggatttgtctccagttgctttcttgaaaaacagttgctaagggggtctgaaaagtcgctaaatatagcaacaaagtcgctaagttgggaacactgcttcgccggcttttacaaacgccgtgtgttgttgtcgtgtagagtactacgtcacatcctgcttagcgatctatctaatcagtaaccaggctgttttcagggaaGTAAAACGGCCCTGGTCTTCAacggacaaaaaaagtcccactctggacggctcgtatttaaattaggggcgtttcggcgagtgagacccgcctcattccgggtattgtgcggtagtggaaacagccctcatGACTGTAATAACAGCAGGACAGTTGTGTGTCTGCGGTCTAAACTGCTCGTCAGTTGAATAGGTGCCAGTAAGATAATGTGTTGGTAGCCTACCGGTTACAAACAGACATGCTGAtggattgtgtgtttttagctgATATAGACAAGAGAATATTTGATTAAAGAAGATCAGTGATGTCGTTTTCCCTTCATTGTTCTAAATCTATTCTCCAGAcccatcattttatttatttcctcctAACCCTGAATGAAAGGATGCATGTGTCTGACACCAGCACAAGTCAAGGAAGTATTTGACTCTAAAAGAATGAAACTGATGACTCACTATCAGACTTGTAATTTGAGACAACAGCAGCATGACAACAGGTGGTGGCTCTGAGAGTCCTTTCAGTCCCTCACGCTGCTGCACATGACAGCACAGCCTGCTGGCAGTCAAACCACAGACCTTACATCTCTGGGAACGCCAGCTGCAATGTCTGCACCCAACAGGAAGATAAGCTCCATCTTATACAattgggtggttgacgtgaactcaaattcaaagtgaaaaaaaaaaaaaatatcaaaaatatatgtcaaatgacatacaattatattccctaaaatgtgaataattcaaaacggaatgtgtccatttctaattctttatatatttagcatattattaactttttggtgtggtagtcctaaaatgtgtccaccggtgcaacaaaataaagaatgtcattatttaattcagagaatgttggacagataagatagataagcccaaggcatattagttatgaatattttttttttaatcaatttacattattttcaatgatcaatcaatgtaaattgataaaaatattcagataaatacttaaactgcgttgtaccaaaggactaccttaagacgaccagttccaacactgcacggaaatagtaatattaa
It contains:
- the vamp8 gene encoding vesicle-associated membrane protein 8; amino-acid sequence: MDIDPERGEGAEAPEPQDKVQALRDQVDGVKNIMTQNVDRILARGERLDDLMGKSEDLQAGAQHFKQTSQKVARTYWWKNVKLIVVIVVVVLIIILIIILLATGVIPTSAPLPPIVTPTKKP